Sequence from the Lysobacter capsici genome:
CGGCCGAAAGCCGCATCAACCCGTCGCCCGACGCGCTCAGAACTTCATCACGTACGCCAGACCGTACACGGCCGGATCGATATCGGCCTTGCCGATCTTCTCGCCGTTGAGCTCGACATCGCTCTCGATGTCGATCCAGCGCGCATCCACGCGGATCGCGCTGCGCTCGGTGATGATGAAGTCGATGCCCACGTGCGCGGCGACGCCGACCGAATCGTCCAGCTTGAGATCGTTGCCGCGCAACGGGCCGCTGGTCTTCTCGCTGAAGAAGGTCGTGTAGTTGATGCCCACGCCGACGAACGGCGAGACCGTGCCGCGGCTGTTCCAGTGGTACTGCAGCGAGAACACCGGCGGCAGGTGCTTGGTGCTGCCGACCTTGCCCAGGCCCTTGATCTCGATGTCGTGCTTGAACGGCGTGGCCGCCAGCACTTCGATGCCGAGGTTCTCGCGGATGAAGTATTCGAAGGTGATGGTCGGCTGGACGTCGTCGCCGATTTCCAGGTCCGCGGTGCCCCCGAGCAGGCTGCCGTTGTCGGACTTGGGCGTGACCTGGTGGGCGCCGATGCCCAGGGTGTAAGTGCCGGCCTGCTGGGCCAGGGCGGGCTGGGCCGCGCAGGCGAGGGCCGCGGCGACGGCGGCGCCGATCAGTCGATGGTTCATTCCTTGAGTCCCCTAGGTTCGTCGGTGAGTGCCGGAATTGTAATCTTGCTGAACAGGCCTTGGCCCGTTTGGCACTCTAAATATGCATTAGAACAGCAAACCTTGATTGTCGTCGCAGTCTGGCGCGCGCTCACCCAAGCTCTCCCCCGGGTAACGGCCGGACTGCGACGCCGGCCACGCCTTGCTAGAATGGCGGTTTCCCACTTCGAACCGCACGCGCGGCCGCAGGAGTTAGCTCAATGACGATCAAGGTAGGCATCAACGGCTTCGGCCGCATCGGACGCAACGTCCTGCGCGCTGCCGTGCAGAACTTCGGCAGCGAGATCGAGATCGTCGCCATCAACGACCTGCTCGAGCCGGACTACCTGGCCTACATGCTGCAGTACGACTCGGTCCACGGCCGCTTCAAGGGCGAGGTCAAGGTCGAAGGTAACACCCTGATCGTCAACGGCAAGCCGATCCGCCTGACCCAGGAACGCGATCCGGCCAACCTGAAGTGGGACGAGGTGGGCGCGGAAGTGGTGATCGAGTCGACCGGCCTGTTCCTCGACAAGGCCACCGCGCAGAAGCACCTCGACGCGGGCGCCAAGAAGGTGGTGCTGTCGGCGCCGTCGAAGGACGACACCCCGATGTTCGTGTACGGCGTCAACGACAAGACCTACAAGGGCGAGGCGATCGTCTCCAACGCCTCGTGCACCACCAACTGCCTGGCGCCGCTGGCCAAGGTCATCAACGACAAGTGGGGCATCAAGCGCGGCCTGATGACCACCGTGCACGCGGCCACCGCGACCCAGAAGACCGTCGACGGCCCGAGCAACAAGGACTGGCGCGGCGGCCGCGGCATTCTGGAAAACATCATCCCGTCCAGCACCGGCGCGGCCAAGGCCGTCGGCGTGGTGATCCCGGAGCTCAACAAGAAGCTCACCGGCATGTCGTTCCGCGTGCCGACCTCGGACGTGTCGGTGGTCGACCTGACCGTCGAGCTCAACAGCGAAGCCACCTACGCCGAGATCTGCGCGGAAATGAAGGCGCAGAGCGAAGGCGCGCTGAAGGGCGTGCTGGGCTATACCGAAGACAAGGTCGTGGCGACCGACTTCCGCGGCGACGCGCGCACCTCGATCTTCGACGCCGAAGCCGGCATCGCGCTCGACGGCACCTTCGTCAAGCTGGTGAGCTGGTACGACAACGAGTGGGGCTATTCGAACAAGTGCCTGGAAATGGTCAAGGTCGTCGCGGGCAAGTAAGCCGCTGCGATTGGATTGCGCCGCCGGCGACGGCGGCGGTCGACGAAAAGCCCCGCGATCGCGGGGTTTTTTGTTTGCGTCGGGTTATTCGCGCCGGCGCGGTGCGCGCAGGTGTTGGCTGTCGCAAGCGCTTGAGTCGATCGTCGCTGTGATCGGATGCAACCCAGCGCCGTCGAGCGCGCCGATATGTGCGTCCACCATGCGCTTTCGATACGGATGCTTATCGGCGGCTTCGTGATGGCTTGCTCAAGCACCGTTGCGATGCGACGGCAGACATAACCGCGGCCTGTCGCGGCGGGCGAATATCCGTAGGACAGCGCGAATGCGCCATGCGGCGGCCTGTGCGTCGAGGGGCAAAAAAGGTCGAAAAAATACGCTTTTTCGTACTAGTCCGAATCCCCGACTGCGCGATGTAGTCAAGTATCGACACCGACTGTTCTAAGCGGGCCGGATCGGCCGTTTCCCCGTCGGTCGTGCCCGCACGCACCGATTCCAACCACGGCCGTCCCGCGGGGCGGCGCAGGACATCGCGCTATGAGCAAGCTGGTTCTGGACGGCATCTTCAAGTACTACTGGAACAAGCCGGTCCTCAATAACGTGAGCTGCCGCTTCGCGCCTGGCCTGACCTTGCTGGTCGGCCCCAGCGGCGCGGGCAAGTCGACCTTGCTCAGGCTGATCGCGACCGCGGAGAAGCCCAGCAGCGGGCGCATCGTCTGGAACGACGAGCCGTTGCCGGGCGCGCGCGACAAGCTGCGGCAAACGCTGGGCTACGCGCCTCAGGCCGTGGACCTGCCCGACGACCTCAGCGCGCGCGAATTCGCCATGCATATGGCGGCGCTGAAGGGGCTCGACCTGAGCGCGGCGGATCTGCAGTTCGGCGCGATCGCCGAGCGCATCGGCCTGCACGCCGACATCAACCGACCCATCGCGACCTTTTCCGGCGGCATGCGGCGAAGGCTGATTTTCGCCCAGGCCATGCTCGGCGCGCCGCGGGTGATCGCGCTCGACGAGCCGACCGCCGAACTCGATCGCGACACCGCGCAACGGGTCGGCGCGCTGATTCTCGAACGCGCCGCCGAGGCGATCGTGGTGATGACCACCCACCTCGCCGACGAACTCGCGCCGCGGGCGGTGGATGTGCTGCGGGTCGAAGCCGGCGTGCTCGGCTCCGACCGCGCGGCGGGTGGGCGGGAGGTCGCTTGAACGCGCTCGCGGTTGCCCGTTCCTCGTTCGCGACCTCGCTGGCGCGCTACCGCCGCAGTTGGGGACTGTGGCTGCTGTTGCTGGTCGCGCCGGTCAGCGCGCGCTACTGGATCGCCGGCAAGGACGCGGCGAGCGCGGCGATCGTCGTCAACGGCAAGGCGCCGGTGCTGACCTCGGCGGTGGTCGGCTTGTCGCTCGGGGTCATCCTCTCCACGGTGCTGCTGCCGATCATTTTCATTTACCTGCGATCCAACACCACGCGGCATCAGCCGTGGCAGGTCGAAGAGACGACCGCGGCGTCGCGCGTCGCGATCGGCTTCGGGCGCTTCGGCGCCGATATCGCCGTGCTTGCGGCGGTGCTGGCGACCCTGACGCTGGCCGGCTGGCTGCTGGCCTGGGTGGTCGGCGCGGTCGACGGGGTGCGGCCGCTCGACATCGGCCTGAGTCTTTGGTTGATCGCGGCGCCCGCGCTGATGGGCGTGGCGGCGGTGCGCGCCCTGTGCGACAGCCTGCCGCTGACTCGCGGCGCGCTCGGCGAGGTCGGGTTCTTCGTTTTGTGGATCGTCTCGATCACCGTGTCGGCGCTCAGCTCGATGCTGGATCGCGGCTTCGTCGCGGCCATGCTCGACTTTTCGGGATTCGTGCGCCCGATCGTCCACGCCCTGCCGCACGATGCGCTGCAGGTCATCACCATCGGCCGGTCGCCGGTGACGGCGGATCGGATCGCCATCGACGTCAACAGCGGCCTGTTGTCGACGGGCTATGTCGTGTCGCGTCTGCTCTGGGCGGGATGGGCGGTGGCCTTGGTCGCGCTCGCCGGCGTCGTGTATCGACCGCATCGGCCGGGCAAGCGTTGGAGTGTGCGGGACACGATCGCCGCGCGGTTCGCGGCCGGGCCGCCGCCGCCGGCGCAGGCCGATGCGCCGCCCGCCCGCGCTGCATCGATGCCGTGGCTCGGTGTGTTGGTAGCGGAGTTTCGCTTGATCGGGCGAGGACGGGCGTGGCGGCTGTTGGCCGTGATGGTGGCGCTGGCTGGCTTGGTCGGCGATTTCTCGCGTGTGGTCGCGCCGGCCCTGGTCCTGCTGTTGATTTTCGGCGCGTGCGCGCAGGCCGGACGCAGCGAACCGCGCGGGCTGCTCGCGTTGACCCGGACCCTGCGCTGCCCGCCGATGCTACGGCGCATCGCGTTCGTCGTGGCCGCGGTCGCGTGGTCGTTGACGATGGCCTTGCCCGCGATCGTCAAGGCCATGGCGACGGGCAGCTTCGGGCCCTTGGCGGTCGCATCGGCCGCCGGCGCGATCGTCGCCATCGTCGCGATCAGCCTGGGCGCCTGGACGCGCTCGGCGGTCGCCGCGCGGCTGATCCTGCTGATCGCCTGGTACGCCTGGATAACCGCGCCGCAGTAGCCGCACTCGCCGCGGCCATGGACGATACGAGCGGCGTGGCGCTCGCGAATCCGGACGCGCCGCGGCTCCTGCGCGACGCGTCCGGCATGGTCAAGACCCGCGTCTCAGGCCGTCGCCAGCACCGACTCGCGCAATCCCTGCGCCGCCCGCACCATCGCCTGCAGCGCCGCGCGCACTTCCGGCCAGCCGCGGGTCTTCAATCCGCAGTCCGGATTGACCCACACCTGCGCCGGATCGAGCACCTCCAGCGCCTTGTCGAGCAACTCGCGCATCTCGGTTTCGCTGGGCACGCGCGGGGAGTGGATGTCGTACACGCCCGGGCCGATGCCGTTGGGATAGCGATAACGCGCGAACGCGTCGAGCAGTTCCATGCGCGAACGCGAGGTCTCGATCGAGATCACGTCGGCGTCCAGCGCCGCGACCGCTTCGATGATGTCGTTGAACTCGGCGTAGCACATGTGGGTGTGGATCTGGGTCGCATCGCCCACGCCGCTGGCGGCCAGGCGGAACGATTCGCCGGCCCAGGCCAGGTACGCCGGCCAGTCGGCGCGGCGCAGCGGCAGGCCTTCGCGCAGCGCCGGTTCGTCGATCTGGATCACCGCGATCCCAGCCGCTTCCAGGTCCAGCACTTCCTCGCGCAAGGCCAGGGCGATCTGCCGGCAACTGTCGGCGCGCGGCTGATCGTCGCGCACGAACGACCACTGCAGGATCGTCACCGGTCCGGTTAGCATGCCCTTGACCGGGCGCGCGGTGAGCGATTGCGCGTAGCGCGTCCACTCCACCGTCATCGCGCGCGGCCGCGCCACATCGCCGAACAGCACCGGCGGCTTGACGCAACGCGAGCCGTAGCTCTGCACCCAGCCGTGCGCGGTGAAGGCGAAACCGTCGAGTTGTTCGCCGAAGTATTCGACCATGTCGTTGCGTTCGAACTCGCCATGCACCAGCACGTCGATGCCGAGCGTTTCCTGCTCGCGCAGGCATTGCGCGGTTTCGTTTTCGAGGAACGCCTGATACGCCGCGTCGTCCAGCTTGCCGGCCTTGTGCTCGGCGCGCGCGCGCCGCACCTGCGCGGTCTGCGGGAACGAGCCG
This genomic interval carries:
- a CDS encoding ATP-binding cassette domain-containing protein: MSKLVLDGIFKYYWNKPVLNNVSCRFAPGLTLLVGPSGAGKSTLLRLIATAEKPSSGRIVWNDEPLPGARDKLRQTLGYAPQAVDLPDDLSAREFAMHMAALKGLDLSAADLQFGAIAERIGLHADINRPIATFSGGMRRRLIFAQAMLGAPRVIALDEPTAELDRDTAQRVGALILERAAEAIVVMTTHLADELAPRAVDVLRVEAGVLGSDRAAGGREVA
- the gap gene encoding type I glyceraldehyde-3-phosphate dehydrogenase → MTIKVGINGFGRIGRNVLRAAVQNFGSEIEIVAINDLLEPDYLAYMLQYDSVHGRFKGEVKVEGNTLIVNGKPIRLTQERDPANLKWDEVGAEVVIESTGLFLDKATAQKHLDAGAKKVVLSAPSKDDTPMFVYGVNDKTYKGEAIVSNASCTTNCLAPLAKVINDKWGIKRGLMTTVHAATATQKTVDGPSNKDWRGGRGILENIIPSSTGAAKAVGVVIPELNKKLTGMSFRVPTSDVSVVDLTVELNSEATYAEICAEMKAQSEGALKGVLGYTEDKVVATDFRGDARTSIFDAEAGIALDGTFVKLVSWYDNEWGYSNKCLEMVKVVAGK
- a CDS encoding OmpW/AlkL family protein, with product MNHRLIGAAVAAALACAAQPALAQQAGTYTLGIGAHQVTPKSDNGSLLGGTADLEIGDDVQPTITFEYFIRENLGIEVLAATPFKHDIEIKGLGKVGSTKHLPPVFSLQYHWNSRGTVSPFVGVGINYTTFFSEKTSGPLRGNDLKLDDSVGVAAHVGIDFIITERSAIRVDARWIDIESDVELNGEKIGKADIDPAVYGLAYVMKF